AAGTACGCTCGAACGAACACGCCGAGGACCGGTAATCCGGCAAGTTTCTGCACCAAACTCTCCTGTTCGAACTGAACTTCCCCAGGTGTCACCGGGACCACGACGTAGTGGTCGCGAATCGTCATTTGCCGCTCGGCGAGCTCCGGCTCGTACCACTCGACGTAGTTCTCGATGAGCGCTTCCAACTGGGGATTCGCTTCCACGTCGGGGTCGTCGAGTCGGGATTCGTACTGTGCGAGATACTCCTCGGCGGGAAACGCCCGCGTCGTCGAGTAGACCTGGATGGGGAACTCGACGCTCGTGTTCAGGAAGTTCTGGAAGGCCTCGGCTTTCTGGCCCCATTCCTCGTCGGTCGCGAGCGCCATCGTCGGCGGCGCCACCTGCACGAGTCCGAGAAACGCACCGTCGGTTCGCTCTATCGCGCCGCGGTTCGGATACACTCGCTCGACCTGCGTGTGTTGTTTCGCCTCGTCGTGGCCGAGTTCGTCCGAGCGCTGGTGGAAGGTGACCATCGCAGTGACCCAGTCCGCGCTCGTCGTATACGCCGGCGTGAGATAGACGAAGATCGAACCGACGAGGATCATCACGCCGGCGAGGGGGAGCGTGAGCGTCTCCAGCCGGTAGCCGCCGATAGTCATCGAGGTCGGCAGGAGCACCTGAAAGCACAGGACGACGAGCACGCCCGGAAAGAGCGCGACGCCGATGTCGGTCATGGTGTAGCTCCCGAATAGTTTCGCGTCTGTGCCGAGGGATTTCGGAATTCGTTTCGCGGGGTCTCGTTCGTGCATTATTGGATATACCGGGGGTCGTCGTCGACTGCGCCGCTATCGCGTGATTCACGCTTCTGTTTGTTTCTCGAGTCCGTCCGGTCACGGAGCGTGTCGAACCGCTGGTTGCGACTCTCGCTCGATCTGTCCGAGGACGACCGAACCGAATCGCTTCCAGACGCGCTGGTGTTGGTCTCGGCTTCAGCGGTATGTTCACGGGCGAACGTGCCGCGAAGTCGAGAGCCGGTCGTGTTGAGTCGAGAGCCTGCGGCGTGGGCTCGTGAATTACCGGAATTGAACACCGCTTGCCCGTCGGCGTTCACTGCCTGTTGCCCGCGGACACCGCGAACGAAATTCCGCCCGCCGTGACTTGCGATCTGTCCCTTCTCTTGAGCTCCAGCGATTCGACCGTGAGCGCGACGCCTCGAACTGTGATGCGAGGCGCTCTGGGCCATGAAGAATATCGACCCCGCCTGCCAGAACAGGATGAACGGGGAAACGACTGCGACGATCGGGATAATGAGCGCAACGAGCCAGGCGCCGAGGCCTTCCACGGTGAACCCGAAACTGTTCCCCAGAATCTCGCCGAGACGGAATAGCAACGCGACAGGGACCGTCATGAACAAGAAGGGCACGTAGAACCCAGCGAGTCGCTTCATGAACTCCGAAACGAGACGGAATGGTCCGACACCGGGGATCCAGAAGGCGATCAAGATCGGGACCAGTAGCGTAAACAGATACAGTACGACTTCTCTGACGAAATATATGAGAAGCACGAGTCCCAGAAGGAAGAGATCGACCGATAACGCCGCAATCGCCGTGACACTACCGACCGCTCCAAACGAGAGCGTCTCGAAGAGTGTGATCTCGGAAAGGTCCGGGGCGAGGAAGAGCGTAAGTTCGTGAATGAACTGACGCGCAAGCGCGTCCATCCACCACCACGCCAGAATTCCGAGTAGCCCGGCAAACGCCCGGCGTTTGAGTTTCGCCCGGTGATAGCTGCTGAAGAGATAACTCGTCGACTCCAGGAAGATGACGATCCCGGCTGCCAACGCCCACAACAGGAGTGAGAGTGGGACGATCACATCCCAGAAGTAGGTGTAGATTCCCGGCCAAGAGTTGTTCGTCGGCTCTGTAAATACCGCGTTCGGGTGAGGCGTGCCAATAATGACCGTGAGAACATCGTTCGCGTGATTCTGAATGATCCCCTCGAGCGGACTAAAGAGGACTTTGAGAGACTCTGTGATCGCCCACACGATCACATCACCAAGGGCACCGCCTCCGCCGCCTTCGCCCGCCTGGGCACGGACAGCACCGATGAAATACTGGATACCAACAGCGGAGACGACAATTGGTACGATCCGATCGGATCTACCCATCGGCAGCCTCTATCTCGTCAAGGAGTTCGATCTCGATCTCACTACAGATCTCTTTGGCGTTCTCTGTCGACTGTTCGGTACCGAGTGTAGCCTGGAGTGGGCGCCGAACATCGTCTCCGACCCCGGTTAGAATGACAGCTGAGAACTCTACAGTTCTACCGTCACAATGATCCTGCCCAGGATGGAGCGGTGGCTGGCGGCCCAGTAACGTTCGAGATTCCCCTGGCTCGATAATGAACTCCTGCTCTGTCTCAGGCTGTCGGAAGTTGTGGTGGGGGGTTGTCTGTACGTATTCGGTGGATGGGAAGATCGTAGCCGAACTATTCGGTGCATCTTCATAGCCGAGGAAGTACATCCAGGTCGGTCCAGTCCCCAGATTCTTCGCAGTGACCAAGAGGTTCCCTCGGTTGGACAGTGTTTCACGTCCTCCCATGTAGGGTTCTACGTCGGTTATTTCGAGCTTTGGAGCCAGTTCCAAGGGTATCGAAGCGAGTTCTTCGTCCGCTGCAATTGCGACCAGTACGTGTTCACCCGGAGTGTAATGGCTCATGACCCGATGCTGGAAGAGCGAAAATCGGACTGTAGTCGCTCCTGCCGCCACGCCTGTTGAGAGGAAGCCGCTCCCATCTGGTGCTATCAGATTGACCTTGTCTACCTCGTTATCCTCCTGAAGATCAACCACCAGATCCGACCCGGAGATCGAGGTCTCTTCGAAGACCGGATTCGAGGGGGTGCTGGTACCAGCTGACCCAGCGCCAGCGCAGCCTGCGAGCCCGGCCGCGCTCACTACGAGCCCGCCTTTCAGGAATCGTCGTCGAGAGGTCCACTCTCGCTTCATAGGCCCCTCCACGGGGGCCAGATAGCCATCCCTGTGACTCGGTCGATGAGGAAGACGGCCAGCAAGAACAGTCCGACCGGAACGCCAGCCCGGTACAGCGAGCCGAGGATCGATAGCGTCGTTCCGTCAACGGACACTGCATCCGAATCGCCGACGTATGCCGTCGTGGACAGCCACCACTCGCCGGGCTCGTATCGCGCACCGATCGCCCCGCTCGGCCGCGAGATCGTCGTCGTGAGCGTTCCGTCGCGACCGGTCTGGACTTCCTTCCCCGCGAGTACGATTCTCCCTTCACGGTCTGCCGTCTCGATCGGCGTATCAGTCTCCACATCCCGAAGGGACACACGGACACTCGCCGTCGTCGCTGTCGTGTTCAGAACCGACAGCGAGAGATTGCTCCGGTGGATCGCGACCTCCTCGAACAGTCGCGGGTCCGCACTCGTCTCGACACCACGCACGAGCCCGTGAGCGGTCACGTCCGAGATATCTTGGGCGGGCGTGTCTATCCGCGTCGCGATGCTGAAACTCTCCGTGTACGGTTCTTCGAGTACGTCCAGATCGACCGCACCGGGGAGCGTTGGCGGCTGGCGCTGTCCGCCGTTGACCATCAGCAACTCGACTTTCTCGGCCGGTGATACCGTCGGCCCCGTTTTGATAGGGTAAGCAAAGACCCGTAGGGGATGGACGGGGGAGTGACTCCGAGACGAACCCGAGGCACTCGCGCTGACGAGCGTATCCCACGTGGGATCGCGTGCCGAGTAGAACCGCCAGACGCCCCGAACGTCTCCCGTGGGCAGCGAGTATCCTAACCACGGATCGCTTTTGATGACGACCGTCCCGAGGTCGCCATCGGGATAGCGGGCGTGAAAGCCCATGATGTCCAGATAGTACTCTGTAACCGAGATCGAATCCCGGACGGTTACTTCCGATGTCTGGTTCTCGAACGAGGTGATCCAGTACGAACACTCGTCGTCCGGTGGGGTCGGGACACACCGTTCGTGTAACCGACCGACTGTCACGGTAATGGTCGATTCGACCGTCAGCGTGTGGTCGATGCCCACGTTGTCGCCGAAGTCGTATTCGAACCGTGGCCGTCGATTCCCATCGTTGCGGGCTTCTTCTTCGCCGTCGACGAGCAACCGCGTCTCGGTCACGTCGTGACCGGTGAGGTTCCAGTAGGTTCGTTCGGTTTCGGTCACCGAATCTTCGGGAATGCGAACGCGGTAGTCGGAGACCGCCAGAAGGCTCCCAGTCGGTGCGACGTAGCGGGGTTGGTCGTCGGGTGAGAGCTTAGCCCGGGTAGACGGTTGGGCAGTGAATATCTCGATGTAGGCGTCCCGGACGTATCGCCGGTCAGTCAACGAGACACCCGGTGGGTGAACCGACGTGTCTCGATCGAAACTCGGGAAGTCGCCCACGTTCTCTCGATTCCACTGCTCGACACCGCGCGGTGGAGAGTCGAACGGGATATCGGTCGTCAAAGCCAGCGCGTCTCGGCCCGTCGTTTCGTCGTCGATCAGCGCGTCGAGTGCTACTGGGTCGGAGATATCCTCGTCACGCGACCAGAGGGCGGGATCGCTGGACCCGTGCGCGCCCCCGTTCGCGTGGCCGTACTCGAACACCTGATCGTCAGTCGATCCGGCCAGCGCCTGGGTCGCGGTCGTGCCCACAGCAGTGAGTGCGAGCGCGATGGCGAGCAGACCTCCGAGCGAGTGGTTCAGAAGCTGCAACTGGAGCCACCTGCGACGACACTCGTCAGGAGGAACTGCAAGATCACAGTACCGAGCGGGGCGACGATGACGCCCCAGATGATCGCCTGATTGCGCATCGATTTCAACTCCTTCTTCGAGTCGACCGTCCGGATCGCCGTGAGCGCGATCGTCGTCCCGAGAGCGATGACACCGCCGATGAGCGGGCCACCGAACTGGATGAGACTGAACATATTCCGGATGGTCGTGGCCATCTCCGTCTCACAGAAGGCTTCTCCCGTGGTCTGGGCACTCACGGGGTCGATCGCGAACACTCCTAGCGTCGCGATCAACAGGCCCACGGTCGGACCTATCTCTCGTAGCGAACGAGTGAATCGATACGTCGGTTCGTCTGCACCGTCGAGATCGTCAGCGTCGTCCATGTGTTTATAGTTGTCACTCGATACATCGATGCTCTCAGGAGAGCGACGATGGGCGAACGACAGTATCTCAAACCGCTTGCGTTCGAGATAAATATCTTCCTAGATGTGGTTGAAATTAGTCGATTCGCCAATTAATACGGAGTAACTGGAGATATATACCAAATAACTACAGATGGAGACGAATAGTTACCACCTACTCGGGAAGGGGTTTCTTGCCGGTTCGAACGCATTCCCAGCAGGGGAAGTCGTCGAGACACTCGCTGCACTCTTCATCGGAAACTGGTCCATTCTCACTCGGATCGGCTGGGGTATCGATCCGACCACCGTCTGGAGCGACTACTTTGGGGTCCACTTTGGTCGCGATCGCATCGACGAGCGGTCGCCGAATCGCCACCGCGACGCGGTGCTTGCACGCGCCCTCGTAGTGTTCGTCGGCGGGGCAGGTACACGAGGCCGGGACCCCATCGTCGCTGCGGACGAGGTATTCGTGTTCGCCCGGGTGTTCGTGACTGCCGTTGCGGATCTGGACGCCCTCGGAGACGAGGGTGAATTCGAAGGCCTCGTACTGGGCTCGCTTGGCGATGCGACTCGAAAATTCGAGTTGGTTGAGTGGATGCATACTGGCTTCCAGAGCACCCGACCGAGAGCGCTCCACCTCTGGTGGCGCCGATAAAATTGCCTGTGGGTACCTCTCCCGTTCATCATGTCTTATGTAACAACTGTCCCGAAAGACAGCTGAGTGTTACATAAGAATATTAATTTGAACGCTCCGGCCGGAGCGTGTGGCCTCTGTGAGTAATCGATAGAAGAGTACCGCTATTGTTGGTGACGGTAGATTCTCTCAGCAACCCTTATTGCATATTGCGTGCAATTCGCTACTACGGATGGCCACAAGAGAAGCGAACTGGGACACCCCGCTCGATACTGGCGGGGAGGTGTTCGAACTCCTCGGGAATGCCCGTAAAGCGTGGATCTATACGTATGTCCGCCATCACCCATCGACGACAATTCAAGATATCGTCGCGACACTTGATCTTCCCCAGCGAACAGTCTACGAATACGCCGATGACCTCGCAGCTGCGGGGTTTATCGAGCAGTCGAATGACGGACGGCCGGCAGAGTATACGGCTCACGAGATCGATATCCAGCTGGTAGAAGGCGATGCCAAACGGCGAATCACGCCGGAGTTAGTTGAGGCGATTGCCCGCCGAACACGGGATGACGATATCGATACGTACATCGATCGCTACGGACTGGACGGACTTGCCGTCGCACTCGAATACACTCGTGAATACGTCGAGGGTTCGATCACGCATCAGATTCTGGCTCGTGAGCAAGATATCTCGCCGTTGGAAGCAGGAGTGATTCTGGACGCACTTCGACCCGTCGTTGAGGACTGAGCCTGGATGGACCACAACAACGAGATCGTTTTTGTCGATTCGTCGGTCCTCATCAGCTGCGGCCGGCGTGGCAGCCCTGGATTTCAGGCGCTCGCTCGTGAAGCCCGCCAACGTGATGTAGTCCTCCGTATCTCGCCACAGGTATATGCCGAAGTGACTGGTGACCCATCTCTCGACACGTATGCAATCGTCGACTCTGCGGTCGACAAGGCACTGCAAGAAGGATGGATGAAGGTCACTGAAAGTCCGTCTTATTCGAACTCAGACATCTCAACCGTGATGGATCAGGCGCGGAGCTTCATTGCGAATGCTAGCGATCGATCAGAAGACATCATCGAGAAAGCGGATACAGAGATCGTGGGGCTTGCGCTTGAAATGCTCCTCAATGCCACAGCTGACCGAGTGACAATCGTAACAAACGATATTCCGCTCGGCGAAGCAGCAGAGTCGTTAATTCCGCAGTACGGATTTGATGACGAACAGATCGTCTGGCTCACCGGTAAACAACTTGCTGACGAACTCGCTGCGGATTTCGTTTCTGAGTTCGATTAGCCGCTCTTGATGCTGTGTCGGTTCTTCACTCCGGAAGTGGCTTGTTCCCGGTTCGAACGCACTCCCAGCAGGGGAAGTCGTCGAGACACTCGGAACACGCTTCGTCGGCAGTTCGCTCTTCATTGTTCGAATCGGTGGCCGTCTCGATCCGACCCCCGTCCGGGGCGACTGTCTTGCCAGTCGCTCTGTCTGCGATTGCATCGATGAGTGGTCGTCGGATCGCCACCGCGACGCGGTGCTTGCACGCGCCTTCGTAGTGTTTGTCAGCCGGGCAGGAACACGAAACTGGTACCCCGTCGTCGATACGGACGAGGTATTCGTGCTCGCTCGGGTGTTCGTGACTGCCGTTGCGGACCTGGACGCCTCCGTGGGAGAGCGTGAATTCGAAGGCCTCGTACTGGGCTCGCTTGGCGACGCCACTCGAAAATTCGAGTTGGTTGAGTGGATGCATACTGGCTTCCAGAGCACCCGACCGAGAGCGCTCCACCGCAGGTGGCGCCGATAAAATTGCCTGCGTGCGTCTCATTGTCCACACCTTGCTTGAAGCGTAATATTATGTATATACGAAGGATTATTCCGTCCGAGTGCCGTCACTCTGGTATGGAAGAACCACGTCCCGAACTGAAAGCAGACCCCGACGAACGTCGGGATGCACCGGACTTCGATGAACTCGTACCTCTGGAAGAACTCGTCACCGGTGATCGCACACGCGACGATTTCTTCGACGCCGTTCTCGGTCTAGATAGTCCCACAACAGCTAGTGATGTCGCTGACCTTGCGGGCCACGGAGTAGACGCTGCCCGAGAATATCTGGAGTGGTTTGAGCGTCTTGGAGTCGTCGCGCAGGTTACTGATTCTCCAGCGACGTACGAACGCAATCAGGAGTACCTGAATTGGCGGCGTGTGCAACGTCTTCGAGATCAGTACACCGAGGATGAACTTATCGACCTCCTGGAAAAGACGGCTGAACGTGACGAAGCGTTCGCGGAGGAGTTCGGTGCCGAATTTCCAGATGCGGTAACTATCACTGCACACGCAGCCCACATCGACCGATCTATCGAGGAGGTATGGAGGGACGTGTCTGCGTGGAAGACGGTTCGCCGTCGGATTTCACTCCTTGAACGGGCATTGCAGACTGACTCAAATGACACCGCTGGCCAGCGAACTACCGCATGAGTGGTAGGCGAGACGACATCCCGTCGTCGGGCGACGGGAATGGTGCTCCAATTGATCTGGATCGTCTGGATGCCATCGTGGAACGGCTCGCCACGGATGAGCGCTTCACCGATGTTGAAGTCCAACCGGAATATGCGCCAGACCGACTCATGTGTCGTTACGACCTCGGATTCTATCCGCAGAGTGTCCAGAGCGCTCGTTTCACGATTGCGTGGTTCGAGAACGGCGACTTTTCGTTACACTATCACGAAGAGCATGAAGATGGCACGTTTGATCATCGATGGGATCGCCATCTCTCAACGCACAATTCACGTGACCACATTCACCCGAGTCCGAGTGCATCAACACCTGGCGACGACGCTTCGCACCCAGAAGAGTGGCGTGACGTGATGTCGATGGTTCTCTCCGAAATCGAAGAGCGCCAGCAAGCCTTCTGGACGGAATGAGTGCGCTGAACTTGAGTAATCAGACGCCAAATTTTAGCTGACTACAGGCGGTAAGCCCCCGTCCTCAAGGAACCGCCAACGGCGGTGGGTAGGCAGGGGTAGTTTACATTACTGAAATACTCATCCCTGTCTGAGATGCGACATTCCCTTCGAATCCACCGTCAGAGACTACTCGATCTCGTAGGTGGCGATACCCGTTCGACCACACGTCGGACAGGACGATCCGTCTCGATTGACTGTCTGACCACAGTGGCGACACTCGCGGATGCATCGCCCCTTGCGTCCTGCGACGAGCCGACCGAGCCATGAACGGATCATCGCTCACCCTCCCGCTGACCTTCGATCGTATCACGGTGCGTCCGGACAGTCACCGGACTTACGCTTGCCGCCTCGGCGAGGTCCTGCTGTACGAGTTTGACCTCCTGTTCGCGACAGGCGACTTCCACACAGGCCGCCGCGAACCCTGCAGGGTGGACGCCGATACTCACGCCATCCTCCCACGCCGCCTCGGCGACTTCGACTGCCGACCGCTCGATTTCCGGTGGAACACCAATGGCCGACACCTGCCCGGCGACGAACTCGCGCGGTCGCTGGGGTGGGGCTGGTAGGTCGAGTTCCGCGTTCAGCACTCGATAGGCGTTGGTCACCGCCGACTTCGAACACCGCGCCCCCTCCACTACTTCGCCCAGCGTTCGCACTACGTCCGTACAGCGACAGACCGCATACACGCTCGCGGCCGCGAACCCTTCGATCGACCGGCCGCGTAGCAGGTCCTCGCTCTGGGCCGACCGGAACAACACACTCGCTTGTTCGCGAACACTCCGGTCGAGGTCGAGCGCCGAGACGAGTCGGGCGATCTCCGTACAGCCGTGGCCGAGATTCCGCTCGGCTTTCGAGCGCCACTTCGCCCGCGTGTGTTCGCGCCGCAGCCGACCCAGGTGCGTCCGTCTCTCACTGGAGAGGCGATTCCCCTTCCCGTCGACACGAAATCCGATCTCGGTCGACAGCCCGCGGTCGTGTCTGGCCGCCGTCAACGGCGCGCCGGTCCGCTCACGATCCGGCCCCTCGGGAAAGTCGAGCGGCGCCGCCGCGTGGTCGAGGTGGTACTCGTTGACGATAAGTCCACACTCGGTGCAGCTGATCTCGCCACCTTCAGTTCGGAGATCGCCGTCGCATTCGGGGCACTCCGTCGCCGCGATCGTCTTGCCGGCCGATTCGTCGAAGCCGTCCGTGTAGATATCTCTCGTTGCCATCGTTGTGCAGCGCGAGGCACGTCTACCCCCCGCACCCCTCAGGGGGAGATAAAATCACGTCGCGAAAGCTCACAGGTGGTGACGGTCTGTGCCTACCTGTCGACGAGAGCAGCGGTGCGGACGACGAGTTCGTCGTCTTCGCCGACCCACTCATCGAGTTTCCGTTCGAGGTAGCCGGGTGCCTCCGCGCGGGTCAACACGCCTTGGTCGATCAACTCTCCCGCGATGTCTTTCAGCGCTCGAAACTCACCTTGGGCGAACCCGTCGCCCACAGGTTCGCCGTCGTACCACCGAACCGTCCGTAGCACACCGTTGCCGATCGTGGGCGCCTCGTCGATCAGCGCAGAGTCGTATTGCAGGCCGAACCAGTGCGTCCGATAGGCGGTCACCTCGAAATTCACGTCGACGACGTAGAACGCTTCGTGGTGCAGGAAATCGAGTCGCTCGCTGATGATCGCTTCGAGCGTACACCTGCTGTCCCACGGTTCGATATCCACGGGTTGGTTCGGATATTCTCGTCCATCGAGCAGCGCATCGAGTTCTCTATCCGTCTCGGCTTCGCGCAATCCATCGAACAGTGACTGCAACGCTTCGTCCGGGCTCTCGCGGCCAAAAGGTGTTTCCGCCGTAATGCCCCCGCTGTTCAACTACGCGCCGGACGCCGACGCGCCGGACGCCGACTCTCCTCCGGCTGTCGAACCCTTCGACTGGCGGGCGAAACTCGACGAGGACTGCGTCGTCATCATCGATATGAGCAAACTCCGGGACGAGCCCCAGCGCGTGCTCACGCTCGTGGTCCTCTCGCAGATCTGGACGGCGCTCAACCGCCGTGACCGCGAGCGCCGCAACAGCTACGCGGCCACCGGAGACCCGCCGCTCGTGAACGTCCACCTCGAAGAGGCGGGGAGCGTCGCCGCCTCGGGAATCGTCGCCGACCTCTTGCGCGAGGGGCGTAGTTTCGGCGTCAGCCTCACGCTCTCGCTGCAGTTCCCCGAGCAACTCCGGCGCGCCGACGAGGCGGCCTACGAGGAGGCCATCAACAACATCGGGACGGTCGTCTCGGGACAGGTCGCGGACGACGCCGGCCTCGCGCGCCTCCTCTCGACCGATGACATGCCTCCGGCCGACGCAGCCAATCGTCTCCGCGGGCTGGCCTCCGGTGAGTGGATAGCCACGCTCCCGTCGCCGTTCGGTGGCGAGCCACCGCGCCCGTTCTTACTCGAATCGCTCCCGCTGCCACCCGGCCATCCCCAGGGGGATAACCCACTTTCACCGGCACAGCGGGCGACCTTCGAGGCCGCCTGCACCCAGCGCGCCGACCGCTCGCGTCGCCACGCAGTCTCTGTCACGCAGTCAGCGGTGACCGCACGTCCCTCCTCGGGCGAGCACGACGGTCGCACTGACCCTGACTCACCCGAACCGCTCGCGACCGAGCACACGACGCTCGATACCACGCTCCCGTTCACACGCCGTCTGCCGGCCGCTGTCGAGTTTCATCCGCCATCGCAGTCAATCACCTGCGCGGCCTGCGGAACGCGCTACGGGCGCCGTCTGGTCCCGCTGCTCGATGCGATCGAGTGTCACGGTTCGCTTGAGGAGGTCGACCGGGCGAACGTCCCGACGGTCGACGCCGGCGTGACGCGCTCGCCGGCCGAGCGCTCGACGTACGACTACTCCGACGCCCAGTTCCTTTTTCTCCAGCTCGTCTACAACGCCCACCAGCAGGGCTACGACACCCGTTGGGAGTACGATATCGTCTACGACGGCATGGAGCGACTCCGGGCCTATGCCGGCCTCTCCGACGAAGAATTCGACGAACTCGTCGTCGACGGCCTCATCTCGTGTGACGGTCGCCATCCCCACACGCTCTACACGGTGACACCCGAGGGCCGCGAACTCATCGGCGCCGCCCATAGGGAGGGCCACGCCCACGGCGACGGCGTCGGCGACCTCAGCGAATCCAGCCTGCACGTCATGATGGTCGAGACGATGCGCCGCGGATTCACCACCCGCTTCGTCGACGACCCCGACCACCCCGCGGCGAGCGTCGAGACGTACTATCCGGTCGAGGATGGCCGTCTCGACGTTGCGGTGCTCGACGCCGACGGCGATTACCATGGCCGGTCGCGGCCGTGCGATTTCGGTCCTATCTTGTATTCTGAGGTGATATTCGAGCCAACAGTGTTATCGGTCCGACTAGGGGAGTGGAGACAATGACTCCATCGTCGCCGAATCCGATACGGATACTCCACGTCGACGACGAACCGGACTTCGCGGAGATGGCTGCCGATTTTCTCGAAGGCGAGAACGAGCGGTTCGATATCGAAACTGCGACGACCGCCGCGGACGCCCTTGCAACACTCGACGAGCGGTCCGTCGACTGTATCGTCTCGGACTACGAGATGCCGGGGATGCACGGGATCGAGTTCCTCGAACGCGTCCGTGCCGACCACCCCGATCTGCCGTTCATTCTCTACACCGGGAAAGGCAGCGAGGAAGTCGCCAGCGACGCGATCTCCGCGGGGGTCACCGACTACCTCCAGAAGGAGACCGGGACCGACCAGTACACGATCCTCGCAAACCGGATCGCCAATGCCGTCGAGCGCGCTCGCGCGGAACAGTCCCAGCAACGCCACCTCAGCGCCATCGAAACCGCCCAGGAGGGGATCAGCATCCTCGACGGCGGCGAGTTCGTCTACGTCAATGAAGCGTATGCCGACCTCTACGGCTACGATCGCGAGGAGTTGCTCGGCGAACACTGGGGCCTGCTCTACCCCGACGACGACATCGAAACACTCCGCGAGGATATTCTCCCGAGAGTCGAGGCCAACGGGCACTGGCAGGGCGAGACGATCGGGCTCCGCGCGGACGGCACCACCTTCGTCGAGAATCACAGACTAGCCACGACCGAACACGGCGAGCTCGTCTGTACCGTGTTGGACGCTCAGTCCCAGTACCGACAGAAACAGGCGATCCGCGAGCTGCACAACACCGCTCGTGCATTGATCGAGGCCAGCACGGCCGAGGAAGTGGCCAACATCGCCGTCGACGCGGTCCGAGATATCCTCGACATCCCGGGCAACGGTCTGCACCTCTACGACGAGGCGGCCAACGGGCTCGACCCGGTCGCCTGGACCGACCGGACGGAGACGCTCGTCGGGACCCCGCCGACGATCGGCCCCGGAGAGGGGCTCGCCTGGAAGGCCTACGAACGCGGCGACCCGCACGTCTACGACGATGTGTCGACGAACTCCGACCGCTTCAGCGAAGATACGCCCGTCCGGAGCCAGATCCTGTTGCCGCTTGATGACCACGGCGTCCATCTCCTCGGCGCCACCGAACCCGACGCGTTCGACGAACTCGACGTCTCGCTCGCGAAGACGGTCGCCACGCACACGACGGCCGCGCTCGACCGCGTCGCCCGGGAGGAGGAACTCGCCCGCCAGAACGAGCGACTCTCGACGTTCGCGAGCATCGTCAGTCACGACCTCCGGAATCCACTCAACGTCGCGATCACCCGACTGGAACTCGCCCGGGAGGAGTGTGACTGTCGGTATCACGAGGATATCGACCGGGCGCTCGACCGGACGGCGTCGCTGCTCGACGACCTGCACGCGTACGCGGAGGCCGGGTCGGCGACGCTCGACCCGGAGCTGGTCGATCTCGCCGGGCTCTGCGAGACGAGCTGGCGCCACGTCGACACGGGCGAGGCGACGCTCGTGACCGAGACCGACCAGCGCGTCCGCGCCGACCCGAGCCGACTGCAAGAACTCCTCGGAAACCTCGTCCGGAACGCCGTCACCCACGGTGGCGACGGCGTGACCGTCACCGTCGGCGACCTCCCGACCGGCTTCTACGTCGCCGACGACGGCCCGGGGATCCCGG
The window above is part of the Halosimplex rubrum genome. Proteins encoded here:
- a CDS encoding hybrid sensor histidine kinase/response regulator; the encoded protein is MTPSSPNPIRILHVDDEPDFAEMAADFLEGENERFDIETATTAADALATLDERSVDCIVSDYEMPGMHGIEFLERVRADHPDLPFILYTGKGSEEVASDAISAGVTDYLQKETGTDQYTILANRIANAVERARAEQSQQRHLSAIETAQEGISILDGGEFVYVNEAYADLYGYDREELLGEHWGLLYPDDDIETLREDILPRVEANGHWQGETIGLRADGTTFVENHRLATTEHGELVCTVLDAQSQYRQKQAIRELHNTARALIEASTAEEVANIAVDAVRDILDIPGNGLHLYDEAANGLDPVAWTDRTETLVGTPPTIGPGEGLAWKAYERGDPHVYDDVSTNSDRFSEDTPVRSQILLPLDDHGVHLLGATEPDAFDELDVSLAKTVATHTTAALDRVAREEELARQNERLSTFASIVSHDLRNPLNVAITRLELAREECDCRYHEDIDRALDRTASLLDDLHAYAEAGSATLDPELVDLAGLCETSWRHVDTGEATLVTETDQRVRADPSRLQELLGNLVRNAVTHGGDGVTVTVGDLPTGFYVADDGPGIPDDDRETVFERGYSTTEDGTGFGLAIVAELVTAHDWEIRATESDAGGARFEITGVDTSAASDC